A single region of the Kryptolebias marmoratus isolate JLee-2015 linkage group LG10, ASM164957v2, whole genome shotgun sequence genome encodes:
- the LOC108233825 gene encoding CAAX prenyl protease 1 homolog, whose product MLEAMFDLPVETLTLCAVLVFTLTEYFWKAYLSYRQRRIYRSTTCVPQELCNFEDPRTFAKLRIYHLEQSSFSFWFDLLSEIIWVLILLLGGIPFLWDVAGSMVAHLDLYPECEVHQSMVFLILTILLECLNELPRSVHHTLIGKKLGFKQQAFFVDVVKTSILILLICLPTTPVFLAFLKFSEDYFFWAWLLNMVASLVLEITIYHYAPPLLEKFTPLPAGELKTAIEAMAHSIGFPLTKIQVAKGSSQLSHNNICIYGSYRDKHIMLFDSLLENKSSPNRKNMKLRNNPEILAIVAHELGHWKLGHSIKVFVIQEMSSFLWFFLFSVLSGHKEPFVAFGFTDSQPAIIGFIIFNLLISPHKELLSFCLTVLSRRFEFQADAFACSLGKASELRSALIKLNKDNLGFPVADWLFSVWNYSHPPLLERLRALDNAKQD is encoded by the exons ATGTTGGAAGCCATGTTCGACCTGCCAGTGGAAACGCTGACATTATGTGCTGTTTTGGTCTTCACGCTGACAGAGTACTTTTGGAAGGCATACCTGTCCTACAGACAG AGGAGGATATACAGGTCGACGACATGTGTACCACAGGAGCTCTGCAATTTCGAGGATCCCAGAACCTTTGCAAAGTTGCGCATTTATCACCTCGAACAAAGCAGCTTTAGCTTTTGGTTTGATTTGCTTTCAGAGATAATATGGGTG CTGATCCTGCTGCTGGGTGGAATCCCGTTTCTGTGGGACGTCGCCGGTTCTATGGTGGCTCACCTTGATCTGTATCCAGAATGTGAAGTCCACCAGTCCATGGTGTTCTTGATCCTCACCATCCTGCTCGAGTGCCTGAATGAGCTTCCAAGGAGCGTGCACCACACCCTGATTGGAAAGAAGCTTGGGTTTAAGCAGCAG GCGTTCTTCGTGGATGTCGTGAAGACGTCTATTCTGATTCTGCTCATCTGTCTGCCGACGACCCCGGTGTTCCTGGCCTTCTTAAAGTTCAGTGAAGATTACTTCTTCTGGGCCTGGCTTCTCAACATGGTTGCTTCTCTG GTATTAGAAATCACTATTTATCATTACGCTCCTCCCTTACTTGAAAAGTTCACTCCATTGCCAGCAGGAGAGCTAAAAACGGCGATTGAGGCTATGGCTCACAGTATAGGCTTCCCACTCACAAAAATTCAGGTAGCTAAAG GTTCCAGTCAATTGTCACACAACAACATATGCATCTACGGCTCCTACAGGGACAAACACATCATGCTGTTCGACTCTTTGTTGGAAAACAAATCGTCTCCCAACAGAAAG aacatgaAGCTCAGAAACAACCCAGAGATCCTTGCTATTGTGGCTCATGAACTCGGCCACTGGAAGCTGGGTCATTCCATCAAGGTGTTTGTCATCCAGGAG ATGAGTTCCTTCCTGTGGTTCTTCCTGTTCTCTGTTCTGAGTGGACACAAGGAGCCTTTTGTAGCTTTTGGATTCACTGACAGCCAGCCTGCAATAATAGGTTTCATTATCTTCAACCTCCTCATTTCTCCGCACAAAGAG ctcctgtctttctgtctgacGGTCCTGAGTCGCAGGTTTGAGTTCCAGGCGGATGCCTTTGCTTGTAGTTTGGGCAAAGCCTCGGAGCTGCGCTCTGCCCTCATCAAGCTCAACAAGGACAACCTGGGCTTCCCTGTCGCAGACTGGCTGTTCTCCGTGTGGAACTACTCCCACCCTCCTCTCCTCGAGCGCCTCAGGGCGCTGGACAACGCCAAGCAGGACTGA